The genomic interval CGCGTAAGGTAGCAGAAGGTTTTGATGGTCAAAGCAAAATAACGGCAGACAACCTGCATACTTACTTGGGTTCTCCTAAATACATCCCTGAAGCCGAGCAAGAAAACAGTCAAATTGGTGTGGCCACGGGCTTAGCCTGGACACAAGCGGGTGGAGAGATCCTTTTTGTGGAGTCTAGCCTTATGAAAGGCAAAGGCATGTTGACTTTGACCGGTCACCTTGGTGATGTCATGAAAGAGTCTGCCAGAGCTGCCTTAACCTTTGCCAGAGCCAATGCCAAAGACTTAAAAATCAGTGACAAGCTGTTTCAGACTAAAGACATTCACATTCACGTTCCTGCCGGAGCGGTTCCAAAAGATGGACCTTCTGCCGGAGTGACCATGGCTACAGCCATTATTTCTGCTTTGGTGCAAAAACCCATCAACAGAAAAGTCGCCATGACCGGTGAAATATCCCTGCGTGGTCGTGTCATGCCTGTTGGCGGTATTCGTGAAAAAGTTTTAGCTGCCAAACGGGCTAAAATCACCACCATTTTAATTCCTCAACACAATGTCAAAGACTTGGATGAGATTCCACCAGCCTATTTGGAAGGTGTAACCATCATTCCTGTGGCGCATATCACTGAAGTGATAAAGCATGCTTTTTCAAAGAATCCAAAATCTAAAAATGCTTTGGTTTTTGATAACAAAAAGAAAAAAACAAGTCCAAAGACCACTGCCAGAAAAAAAACTTCACGGAGAAAACCACAGGCTACGGCCTAAGTTTATGAAGCAATATTTTCATTGCATGCTTATGGTAAAGGGCTTTGTTGTTTATAACAAAGTCCTTTGCTTTTGCTTTCAAACTTGCAATTACCGTCTGTTTAGACCTAAAATTCCTCCATCATTGTTATGCTCATAGACTCCAGCTTTATTTTAAAACTTATTTTATTTATTTTTCTTTTAGCCTTTTCAGCCTTCTTTGCTGGATCAGAATCAGCTTTATTCAGTCTGGGTAAATTACGTGTTCGCCGGCTGAGATCAAAGAGTCAAAAAACCTATAAAGCTGCAAAAGCTTTACTCGATCAACCCACCAAACTCATTTCTACCCTATTGATTGGAAATGAGGTGGTTAACGCTGCCATTGGTATTGTTGGAACTTCACTTGTTTATCAAATTTTAAAACCTTATGTTTCGCCCTCATGGCTGCCTTTTTTTTCTGTAGCACTGGTTTTGCCGGTTCTTTTAATTTTTGGTGAAATGCTTCCTAAAACCTACGGGCTCAAACGTCCGGAAATTCTGGCTGGCCTCAATGCTTCAGCCTTACAAAAATTCTCTTCTTTGATTAGACCTGTCCGAGACTTAATTGTTTGGGCACCAGAAAAAATACTGCAACTGCTTGGACAAAAAAAGCAAGATCACGACTCTATCAGTGAAGACGTGTTTAGAGCAATGGTTGATACCAGTGCTCAAGAGGGAGTACTGGATACGCAAGAGCAGTCTATCATTCATAATGTCCTCAAGCTTGATGATATTATGGTCAATAAAATCATGACCAGCAAAGAGACCATTGCCTACTTCTATGAAGACACCTTATTGAGTCAGGTTTTTGATGAATTGCAAATCCATGCCTATTCTAGGTTTCCTATTTTATCTCGCACAGAGCAAACGGTGTCAGGTGTACTCTACGCCAAAGATTTATTGAGCATAGAAAACTTTGATGACTCCGTCAGTGCAAAAGACATTATGCGTAAACCCTTATTTATTCAGCCTAAATCCAATGCCCTAGAACTGTTCACTTTGTTCAAACTCAATAAAATGCATTTTGCGGTGGTGAGTAGTGATCATAAAGAAGACTTTCTAGGGGTTGTTACTTTAGAAGATGTTTTAGAGGAAATTTTTGGTGATCTCAAAGATGAACGTGATTTGGAAGATGAGGAAGACCAATGAGCCTTTTTGCAACTTTAAGCATCATGTTCGTTTGTATTCTGCTGGAAGCTTTTTTTTCTGGTTCTGAAATTGCGGTTGTTTCTGTTAACCGCGCTCATTTAAAATTTTTAGTGGATAAAGGCTCTAAAAAAGCCAAAGCATTAAATGAGGTTTTATCCAACCCAGAATGGTTATTGGGTACAACATTGCTTGGAACCAATTTTTCAACCATTACACTGAATGTTGTTGCCACATTATTTGTTATTGAACACTTTGGTTCTCAATATGAATTTTTAACCATTCTGATTACAGCCCCTCTGGTATTGTTCTTTGGTGAAGTCTTACCCAAAGCTTTGTTTCAAAACTTTGCTGATAAAATTGCGCTTGAGCTAATTTTTCCATTGCGTTTTTTTTCCTGGTTACTCAGCCCTTTTATTTTTACAACTTCAAAGCTGGTCAACTGGATTAGTAGAATTTTTGGGGTTCATAAAAACAAACATACACCTTTAATTAACCGTGAAGAACTTGAACTATTGTTTCAAGCCTCTGAACAAAGTGAAACCGGTTTGGCCAAAACCATGGAAAAACAAATGATTGACCGGGTCTTTCATTTTTCTGAAAAAATTTGCAAAGACATCATGATACCCTTGGTGGATATGGTTTCTATCAGCGAAAACTCAACCTTATTGCAAGCAAAAAAAGCCTTAACTGAGCATGGTCATAGTCGTATCCCGGTGTATAGAAAACGTATTGATAATATTGTTGGCTGGCTCACACATCATGATTTACTAAATTTAGATAATCAACACAGCTTGATTACCAAAATTATGCGTAAACCCTTTTATATTCCTGATAATATCAGCATTGATAAACTGCTGATTGATATGCAAAAACAAGCGATTAACTTGGCCATGGTTGTTGATGAATACGGTGGGGTCATTGGTATGATCACCATGGAAGATATTCTTGAAGAAATCATTGGTGATATTGAAGATGAGCACGATGAAAGTCAAAATCATGTTTTTGATGTTGGGAGCAACAGTCTTTTGGTTTCCGCCAGAATCAGTATTGAAGAAATCAATCAATTGATTCCTGATCAAATTCCTTTGGGGGAATACGAAACTCTGGGAGGGTATTTGATTCAAAAATTCAGACGTATCCCCAACCAAGGGGCCAGCATTGAAGACTTATCCATGCGCTTTATCATTGAAGAAGCCACAAAAAAATCCATTGAAACCATCAAAATTGTTACCCGTTCTGACCAAGACCAAGAAAAAAATTGATTCTCTTATGAGACTTGGATAAAGCTTTTGAGGTGTCTACACAAGCTTCAAAAAAAAAATCTTACTCTGGTCCAGAACGTAGACAATACCCTCGCCTGACCTTTGACACCATGGTTGATATCGTTATCAGTGATCATGACTATTTTTTTGATTTTGCTTTAAATTTTTCTGTAGGCGGATTTTTTTTTGAAACAGAAAGAACTTTAAACCTTAATCAGGAAGTGGAAGTTCTTTTTCCTTTACCCTTAGAAAACTGGGTTTATAAAGCACGCGCCATTCCCCTGTGGCATTATAAAAACTTAGATGAAGACAATTACAATCTGGAATCGCCTGAAGGTTATGGCTTTAAAATTATTTCTTTTGCTTCAGAAGAAGATCAGCAACACATCAACACTTACTTTAAAAATCCGCCAGACTTGTCTTTGGCCGATGAAATCGTATAATGATTAAGCGGCTTTTCTTACTAACGTCCAAAATACAAACGCCTTAAACACGTTCCCCAAGCTTCTCCAGGAGAACATTTACTTTTGTAGCCTTGACCTTGATCATAGCTTTTGCTTTCTCTGCGTTCTTGACTTTCATTAAATCCACTTACACAGCTTTGTGACGCAGCTGACGAAGCATTGGCAGACGCCGATTGTTGTGCCTGGTTTAGCCAGGATGCATGAACAGATAACGTCATCAACAGCAAAAAAATAAACATCTTTAAAGCTCGAAACAGCACATCTCTATTTTACCTGCTTTTTGCGTACAAATCAAAAGCATAAAACACTAAACACAAACTACTGTACTTCAATTTTGTACATGTCTTCATCTCAAGGTACCCAAAGGTACCAGCTACCTTTGCTTACCTTTTGCCTGAGTTTTATTGGCAAGCTGTTTTAATATTTTAGGAATGTAGTAGCGCAAGGCCCATGATTGCAATAGTTTGGGTATGTTATTGCCCATATTTAGCTTAAATTCTGTGTGAAATGTAGTATGTTTTTTATTGTTATTGGTTGGTAACACCCACGCTTTGCCTGAAAAAACCTCAAGTTTGCCCTCTTGTTGTTGCCATTGAAACATGTGATTGTTTAGATCCTGCGTTACTTTAACCTGTGTCCAGATATCTTGCCATGGCCATGGGCTATCAATAAGAAGATACACCAAGGCTGATGCGTCTTTTTCCCACACAACCTGACTTTTTTTAACCCTTGGTAACAAATATCGCAGGCTAGAATACTGCTTAAGCAGTTGCCATATTTGAGCTTGCTCAAAAGAATAGTCTGTTTTGGTTTTAATATGGTAAGTGCCCTGATGCTTACTCATCGTAAGCTCTGGTTTAACGACAAGTTTTTCCTCTGCGCTTACTTTATTGACCCCATAAACAAAAATAAACATAAACAAAAGCCCAGACAAACACAATTGAATTTGCCTGCCTATGGGTTTTGAGTTAAATCTTTTATTATGTCCAATGCCAACCATATTGTTTCAGCTCAAGGTAAAGAGTATCACATTGATTGCAAAAAAGGCGATTTGGCTGAATATATTATTTTGGTCGGCGATCCTGCAAGAAGTCAAAAAATTGCCCAGCATTTTGACAGCATTGAATTTGAAGCGCAGCATAGAGAGTACCATTCTTATACGGGTAAACTCAATGGCGTCAGAATCAGCGTGATGTCTACCGGCATTGGTCCGGCCAGTATGGAAATAGCTGTCATTGAAGCTTGCCAAATTACGCAAGCACCAACCTTTATCCGCTGTGGCAGCAGCGGTGCTATTTTGGAACACATCAAACCCGGTGATTTAATTATTTCTCAAGCCTCGATGCGCATGGAAGACACCTCTCAATATTTTGTTCCCAATGCTTTTCCTGCTGTGGCCAATTATGAAATATGCAAAGCCTTAGAGCAGCAAGCACAAAAATTAAAGCTGACTTATCATGTTGGCATTACCGCCAGTGCCAGTGGATTTTATGGGGCGCAAGGTCGTTCTGTTAATGGTCTGCCCCAAGCTCAAACCTACAGCACCGAGCAACTCAAACAATGGAAGGTCAGTAATTTTGAAATGGAAACCTCTACCTTATTCACTTTAGCGCATCTTAAAGGTTTAAAAGCTGGCGCAATTTGTGCCGCTTATGCCAACCGCTCCAGCAATACTTTTTTGGATGATGCGTCTCGCACACAAGTAGAAAAAAACTGTATTGAGGTTGCTTTAAACACCATGCTTGATTTGGCCCAACAAGAGAAAGTTCAATAGGTTATCGCTGCATGCTTAATCCTTATCTGGGTGAAATTTTTGCTTTGTCCACAGCCTTAACTTGGGCAAGCTCGGTTATATTATTTAAAAAAGTCAGTGACGATCACGCTGCCATCATCATGAATTTGGGCAAAAACATGGTGGCCTTTGTTGCACTTATCGTCACCTTAATTTTTATGCATAACATGCTTAGCCCTATGCCACGCAGTCATTTTATTTATCTACTGCTTAGTGGGATTGTTGGTATTGGCCTAGCGGACACTTATTTTTTCAAAAGCTTGCAATATGTTGGTGCTGGCTGGATTGCCTTAATCGAATGCTTGTACAGCCCTTTTGTCGTGTTTTTTGCCTGGGCTATTTTATTGGAACAACTGGACGCCATGTTTTTTGTGGGAGGAACATTTATTTTATTAAGTCTGGCCTTACCGGTTTTAAGTAAACAAAGCCTGAGTGTCAGTAAAGAAGCCATGAAGAAAGGAATTTTTTATGGCTGCTTGGCCATGGGCTTGATGGCGATTTCTATAACCCTAATTAAACCCGTTCTTGAAATTTACAGCGTTTTACAAAGTGCCTGTATTCGAATTTTGGGAGGCTTGTTGTTTTTGATTTTTCAAAGCCTGGTTCGATACAAAAAACAAAGTCTTGCTTTAACCAAAAATCTTTTTTCCCAGGGTGGAAAAACTTTTATTCCTGCGGCACTGATGGGATCTTACTTATCTTATATTTTATGGATTGCAGGTTTTAAATACACTCAAGCCAGCAAAGCCGCTTTACTCAACCAAACCAGTACGGTTTTTACCATTGTCTTGGCCTATATTTTTTTAAAAGAACCCATGCACAAAGTTAAACTGCTTTCAATTGCTTTGGCTATTTGTGGGACACTGTTAATCTTAAGTTGAATGCATCGTTTTAATGCCCTCAGTAAATGTAAACAGGATACACAAGCGTTTCATAGGCAAGAACATCAAAGTTGGCATATTCTAAGGGATACGGCAAATCATAGTCCCAGCTTTGGTCAATTTGCACATTCACATGAATGGCATTTCCAATATTGGATCGTATCTCTAAATCATAGTCTCCCAAAAGTGCTGGCTCACATTGAATGACCATGCTGTTTTCATCAAACATGAACCCTGTAAAAAACTCATCGTAATAACAACGAGAAGTATCATTGAATCTTGAAACTCTCTGGTAATTAGGGGTGACCAAATCAAATTCTAAATCGTTGTTGTAGTAGGTTTGCTGCGCATTCCAACTGACCACAAAGCTCAATTGCAAATGACTGTCTGGCAGGTATTCATACTCTTCATAGATTTCATCTTCAATATAAACACCGCATGAACTGGCACTGATTACCAATAATAAAAGAACTATCATGCTTAATAATTTTTTAGGGCTTAGGCTATATATTTTCATCATGCTTTTAAATTAACAAAAAAAAATGAACCCAAAATGAATAATAAATACCGTTTAAAAATTTGTTATTTTTCAGTATATCAGTACAATAAATCTTTATTTATTAATAACTTATATACTTAAAACCTAGAAAGGATTGCACTATCATGAAAAAAACCAGAATTATGCTCAGCATTGTATTGATGTTTTTGATGACCTCATGTTCATCTGATTCAGACGGTAACATCACCGCCATCAATATCTTAGAAACCGGTACCTATAATAACTTGGGGGCTGTAACCATCACAGATTTTGGTAATGATGAAGAAGAGGAACTATTATTTTTAGCATCTAATTCCCCTGAGCCTAATACTGGCGATCCAACAGGCTTTTTCTTTGATTTAACAGCTACTGGTGCCATATCAGACGGCTATAATGATGATATTAATGATGCTTTTGATGATGCCAGCGAATTTACAATTTTAACCGAAGACACCTTTAATGCGGAAACAAATTTTCCCTATAGAGCTGAAAATGATACTGACCAGGCTTATTTAGAAGACGTTGATGGCGATGGAAATGCCGACCAACTGGTCCTTTTAGCAACGACTGACGGTGGTTTAGAAGTGGTTAGAAAAATTTATGTCTTCCCAAGTTATGACTGCCAAGGCGATGCTACAGCATGTGGTGTTGCACGCTATTTGGACTGTGTGACTAACCCTACAATGAGCAGTGCCGATATTGATATCCAAATTGAAAGCGATTTAGGATCTGATGATGATGGCGTTAATGAAGGTACTGCAGATACAACCGACAGTTTAGCGTTTCCATATTATTTTGCTACCAGTGACCCAGGAGAAGATACCAGCGTCGGCTATGTCATTGGTGGACCCTCGGCTCCAGGAGTTCCTGTTTTAGCAGAATATGATCCAGAAGATGATGAAGACTTTTCTTTTAACTGGGGAACAGCAACCATATCTCCATCTCAAAGATCGTGTTTCATGCACTATGTAATTTTAGGAAATACAGAAGAAGATAATGAAGCGGGTGATAATGATGCCTCTGATATTCTTCAACTGGCCCGCAATGTTTATGCCAGCAATCCAAGAGTTGGTATCCTAGCTTCTGAAGATGCCGATATTCGCAACTTTGATCAAGCCAAAGACTTTCAAGTCATTGTTGGCGAGGATGATTCAGTTCCTGGAGATACCCGTGTAACTGTAACAAACACAGATAGCAATGTATCAACAACTGCCCTTTCAACTGCAGATGGAGCATTTACAGCTTATTTACATTGTGACGCAGGAGACAGCATAGAGGTGACCGCCAGCGATTTTTCAAAAAGCTTTGACTGTTAAAAAACCGTCGTCTTAGTTCACTTAGATAAAGAAGCCAGTCCTTGTTAACAAGGCCTGGCTTTTTTATTGAAACAAACACCTTTTCATTCCAAACTATGATTTCCTTTTAGTACACAACTTTATTTATTAATGTTATGATTAATCTTGTGTTCAGCTTCATGCATTATACTAAAATAAATATGAAACATTGCTTCTATAGCTTACTGATTGCATCGACTGTTGTTTTAAATAACAGTCACGGCTTTGCGCAAAGTCGTTTTTATCAGCCCAACACACTGTTGGCTCAAGGCAATTTTTTGGTTAAGCCTAAAAACCAAAGCAGTCGCAAAAACTCCAAGGTCAATAGCTTAGAACAAAAGGCTAAAGCTAGAGCAAGTCAAAGATATAAAGCCAGGGCATTATCTGCGCGTTTGCTGAGCCAAAAGGGGCGCGTGTATGTTTTCAAAGTAAAGCTGCGCAAAAGTGGTCGTATTTTTTCTAAAACCATTGAAATCAGAGATTAGGATGTATGTATGCGTATTGCGATTATTGAAGATGACATCACCATTTTGAACACCTTAAGTGAAGCTTTACGCAAAGAAAAATTTGCTGTTGATGTCTCTAGCGATGGTGAAGAAGGTTTGTATCTTCTCCAGGAATACCCCATAGACCTTGCAATTGTTGATTTGGGTTTACCCAATATGTCTGGTATTGATCTGATCAAACAAGCGCGCAAAGAAGGCTGTAAAACACCGATTTTAATTTTGACGGCTCGGAGCAACTGGCAACAAAAGGTGGAAGGTTTAGAAGCTGGCGCCGATGACTATGTGGTTAAACCCTTTGAATTTGAAGAAATTTTAGCTCGCATCAGAGCACTGTTAAGAAGAACGGGGCAATGGACCGATGAAACCCTGCATTGTCCACCCATCAAACTTAACATGAGCACACATCAAGTTTTTACAGATGATCAAGCGGTTAGCTTGACTACACAAGAATTTAAGCTGCTTAGTTATTTAATGACCTATGCCGGTAAAGTGATTGCTAAAGATAAATTAATTGAACATATCTATGAAGATGATGTCATGCACGAAAGTAATGTTCTAGAAGTCTTTATCCGTAGACTCCGAAAGAAACTGGACCCTGATAATACACTCAAACCCATTAAAACCATTCGCGGTAGCGGTTACCAGTGGGTTCTTCCCCGACAAAATGCATGAAACAAAATTTTTCACTGCGGCGGCGTTTTTTGTATTTATCCAGTGCTCTGCTTTTGGCGCTAATCATAGCTAGTACAGTTGTTCTTGAACGGGTTCATCACCAAACGCAGATAAATGGACAAAAACAAAATGCTACTGCCTTGCTGAATTTATTGATTGCTTCAACAGAACTGGGATCAAAAAATGTATTTCAAGTGGATATAGAAAAATTACCTGAAGCTTTTTTTAATGGTGAGGTGATTGCCCTGATTCAAGAAAGCAATTCGAATCAAATTGTTTGGCAAAGTACTTCAACGCAACTGAACAACTTACCCAAAAGCCCTTTGGGTTTGGGAGAAATATTTTTTAAAAAGTTAAACCCCTTTGTCCAAACCAAGCGTTTTATTGCTAGTTTACCCATGCAGTGGCAAGTGGATGATGAAATATCTTATGATATCACCTTTACTGTTTTGCAAGACGGACAAAGCTTTTTAAATCAGCAGGCTTATTTTCGCTTTAGAGCTATGATTGCTATTTTAATTTTGGGCTGTTTGTTTGTTGTTTTACAATATATTTTTATCAACACCGGCTTTACGCCCATTCAAAAAATTGAAAAAGCCATTCACTCTATTCGTCAAGGAAAGGCCAGTCATATAGATGATACGAGCTCTACACCCCATGAACTTCTTTCCATGATCCAAAGTCTTAACTTACTTTTGGAACATCAAAAAAATGTTAATCTGTCCAGCAAACAAGCGGCAGATGACCTTGCACACAGTCTTAAAACACCTCTTACTGCTTTAAAAAGTCAAATTGAGTTACTGAATACGCTTTCTTCAAAAGAGAAAAAACAGCTTAAAGAACTAATGGATAATGCCAACGGTTTGATTGAAAGAAAACTTTCCTTACTTAAACAGCAGCATCAACCTGCTTTTCTTCATAACGTTGAACTCAAACCCATCATAGAACGCGTTGCCAATGCTTTAAAAAAAACATCCTTCAAGGAAGTTCAATTTAAAATGGATATGGCCACTAGTCTTGAATATCCTATCCATCCAGATGACTTTTATGAATTGATGGGCAGCGTTTTAGAAAATGCCTTTAAGTATGCACAAACACAGATTTCTATCAGCGTAAAACCTGATCAAGCTTCACTTAAGCTCATTATCCACGATGATGGCCAAGGTTTTCCTACTGAAGATCCTATGCGTTTACTGGCCAGAGGCAAACGCTTGGATGAACACTCGTCGGGAACTGGCTTAGGCTTATACATCAGTGAACAAATTGTTCAGCGTTACAAGGGAACCATAAAAC from bacterium carries:
- a CDS encoding hemolysin family protein, whose product is MLIDSSFILKLILFIFLLAFSAFFAGSESALFSLGKLRVRRLRSKSQKTYKAAKALLDQPTKLISTLLIGNEVVNAAIGIVGTSLVYQILKPYVSPSWLPFFSVALVLPVLLIFGEMLPKTYGLKRPEILAGLNASALQKFSSLIRPVRDLIVWAPEKILQLLGQKKQDHDSISEDVFRAMVDTSAQEGVLDTQEQSIIHNVLKLDDIMVNKIMTSKETIAYFYEDTLLSQVFDELQIHAYSRFPILSRTEQTVSGVLYAKDLLSIENFDDSVSAKDIMRKPLFIQPKSNALELFTLFKLNKMHFAVVSSDHKEDFLGVVTLEDVLEEIFGDLKDERDLEDEEDQ
- a CDS encoding hemolysin family protein, with translation MFVCILLEAFFSGSEIAVVSVNRAHLKFLVDKGSKKAKALNEVLSNPEWLLGTTLLGTNFSTITLNVVATLFVIEHFGSQYEFLTILITAPLVLFFGEVLPKALFQNFADKIALELIFPLRFFSWLLSPFIFTTSKLVNWISRIFGVHKNKHTPLINREELELLFQASEQSETGLAKTMEKQMIDRVFHFSEKICKDIMIPLVDMVSISENSTLLQAKKALTEHGHSRIPVYRKRIDNIVGWLTHHDLLNLDNQHSLITKIMRKPFYIPDNISIDKLLIDMQKQAINLAMVVDEYGGVIGMITMEDILEEIIGDIEDEHDESQNHVFDVGSNSLLVSARISIEEINQLIPDQIPLGEYETLGGYLIQKFRRIPNQGASIEDLSMRFIIEEATKKSIETIKIVTRSDQDQEKN
- a CDS encoding PilZ domain-containing protein: MDKAFEVSTQASKKKSYSGPERRQYPRLTFDTMVDIVISDHDYFFDFALNFSVGGFFFETERTLNLNQEVEVLFPLPLENWVYKARAIPLWHYKNLDEDNYNLESPEGYGFKIISFASEEDQQHINTYFKNPPDLSLADEIV
- a CDS encoding nucleoside phosphorylase codes for the protein MSNANHIVSAQGKEYHIDCKKGDLAEYIILVGDPARSQKIAQHFDSIEFEAQHREYHSYTGKLNGVRISVMSTGIGPASMEIAVIEACQITQAPTFIRCGSSGAILEHIKPGDLIISQASMRMEDTSQYFVPNAFPAVANYEICKALEQQAQKLKLTYHVGITASASGFYGAQGRSVNGLPQAQTYSTEQLKQWKVSNFEMETSTLFTLAHLKGLKAGAICAAYANRSSNTFLDDASRTQVEKNCIEVALNTMLDLAQQEKVQ
- a CDS encoding DMT family transporter, with product MLNPYLGEIFALSTALTWASSVILFKKVSDDHAAIIMNLGKNMVAFVALIVTLIFMHNMLSPMPRSHFIYLLLSGIVGIGLADTYFFKSLQYVGAGWIALIECLYSPFVVFFAWAILLEQLDAMFFVGGTFILLSLALPVLSKQSLSVSKEAMKKGIFYGCLAMGLMAISITLIKPVLEIYSVLQSACIRILGGLLFLIFQSLVRYKKQSLALTKNLFSQGGKTFIPAALMGSYLSYILWIAGFKYTQASKAALLNQTSTVFTIVLAYIFLKEPMHKVKLLSIALAICGTLLILS
- a CDS encoding response regulator transcription factor, producing the protein MRIAIIEDDITILNTLSEALRKEKFAVDVSSDGEEGLYLLQEYPIDLAIVDLGLPNMSGIDLIKQARKEGCKTPILILTARSNWQQKVEGLEAGADDYVVKPFEFEEILARIRALLRRTGQWTDETLHCPPIKLNMSTHQVFTDDQAVSLTTQEFKLLSYLMTYAGKVIAKDKLIEHIYEDDVMHESNVLEVFIRRLRKKLDPDNTLKPIKTIRGSGYQWVLPRQNA
- a CDS encoding HAMP domain-containing histidine kinase — encoded protein: MKQNFSLRRRFLYLSSALLLALIIASTVVLERVHHQTQINGQKQNATALLNLLIASTELGSKNVFQVDIEKLPEAFFNGEVIALIQESNSNQIVWQSTSTQLNNLPKSPLGLGEIFFKKLNPFVQTKRFIASLPMQWQVDDEISYDITFTVLQDGQSFLNQQAYFRFRAMIAILILGCLFVVLQYIFINTGFTPIQKIEKAIHSIRQGKASHIDDTSSTPHELLSMIQSLNLLLEHQKNVNLSSKQAADDLAHSLKTPLTALKSQIELLNTLSSKEKKQLKELMDNANGLIERKLSLLKQQHQPAFLHNVELKPIIERVANALKKTSFKEVQFKMDMATSLEYPIHPDDFYELMGSVLENAFKYAQTQISISVKPDQASLKLIIHDDGQGFPTEDPMRLLARGKRLDEHSSGTGLGLYISEQIVQRYKGTIKLSNDSGAKVKINLPL